TCTGGTCGGGGCGGCAGGCCGCGATGCCCATTTTGGCGGCGCCGACCTGTATTATTCACGTCCGGGCAATGCGGACTTCGCGGGGGCCGTCTTTGCGGGCGCGAATGTGGAGCGGGCCATTTTCCGGCGGGCCAGTCTTGCCGGGGCGGATTTCCGCGGCGCGCGGGGTCAGGCCAATTTTGAGAACGCCAATCTTGAGGGGGTCAGGCGGTGATTTTCAGGCATTTCCTCACATCCAACAACGAGTCCAACGCCTTCATCGCGGCATGCGGGGAAACGCACCGCGCGCTGCTGGTGGACGCGGGCGCTTTCGACCGGTCCATGGCGGAATTCCTCGAACGGAACGGGCTTGTGTTGACGCATGTCTTCATCACCCATGACCATTTTGACCACACCGACGCGCTCCGGGACATCGCGCGGAAGTATGCACCGGAAATTTTCAGCGGATCGGGCCACGCTGGCGGCATGGCGACCCGCACGATGGGCCACGGCGACGAACTGCGCATTGGAAGCCTGACCGGAAAGGTCCTCTCCGTCCCCGGCCACACCCCGGACGGGGTCTGCCTGAGGCTTCCCGGCATGGTTTTCACCGGCGACGCCCTGTTCGCGGGCTCCATCGGCGGCACGCCCACGTCCAGTCTTGCGGAACAGCTCAAGGAGGGCATCCGCCGGCATATTTTCACTTTGCCGCCCGACACTGAGCTGCACACGGGCCACGGCCCCTCCAGCACGGTCGCCATAGAAAGCCGGCACAACCCGTTCTTTGTCTGAAACCCCGCGGAAGGCCTGTTGCGCAAACTGGGGGTGTGCCGGGTGTTTGTGGTTTAATACGCGCCGGAGGGGGGAGGTTCCGTCACGCGCGGGAAAGGAGATTTTATGGCGGCACCATGCCGGTTTGCGGCACTTTCAGTTTTCGTCCTCATGGCCGCGTCCGTCGCCGCGCCGCAGCCTTCCGGTCTGGGGGCGCTTCTGGACGGGGTGTCTCCCGGCATGACGTTTGCGGACTTTCTGAAGGTCCGCCCCGGCGCCCGGTACAGCGACATGGACCGCGTCGAAGAGGCCCCGTCCCCGGAACAACCCGGCGGGCTGGTGTGCCACTGGGAAAAGGACCCCTTCATGGGGCTGGCCTGCCTGGGCGACTTCGGGTTCCGCGACGGACGGCTCTACGAGTTTGTGCTGATGTGGACGGGGCCGGAAACGGGGGTGGCGGAGGCGGAACGGCGCTTTTTTGCGGCCTGTGTGGAAAAGCATGGCAAGGCATTTGAGCGGGAGGCGCTCCGGGTGAATCCCGGTTCGGAAAACGGTGCCACCGTTCCGGTGCTGTGCTGGGTCGAAGGGGACACCCGGATACTGGCATATTACACGGCCCCGGCGGCGGACACGGGCAGGCGCACGGGCGCCTTCACCTATGCGCAGTTCCCAAAGGGCGATGAGACCGTCTCGGGCATGCTGCACGGGGAAACACTTTCACCGGCGGAACTGGAGGAACTGTGGAAACCGATGCCGCCGCTGCTGCCCAAATGATTTCACCGCCTGTTTTGCGCGTTTGCGCGGGGGGAGTATAATCAGGCCATGAATTGTCCCGCATGCAAGAATCCACTGGTGGCGATAGAGTACCATCAGGTGGAGGTGGACTACTGCACGGCCTGCCGGGGGGTGTGGCTGGACGCCGGGGAGCTGGAACTGCTCTCGGAAATGACCGGCGGACCCGCCGCGCCGCCGCCCTCCACCGTTTCGCCCGCCGGCACTGAAAAACCCCGGCGCTGCCCCATCTGCTTTGGCCCGATGGGACAGCGGGCCACAGAGGACGAGGAGCCGGTGGTTTGGGACCAGTGCGGGGCGGGGCACGGCGCCTGGTTTGACCGGGGCGAACTGGCGCACGCGCTCAGGACGGGCGGCGCGGACAGAACGCCGGTGCTGGGCTGGCTGGGTGAAATATTTTCCGCGGACTTTGGCGGGGAAAGCTACAAAGAAGGAGACACCCCATGTTGATGATTCCACTGCTGGTGATTGTGGCTGCGGGCGTGATGCTGGCCCTCTGGGCCATGGGCGTGTACAACACCCTGGTGCGCCTGCGGAACGCGGTGAAGAACGCCTGGTCCCAGATTGACGTGCAGTTGAAGCGCCGCCACGACCTGATCCCCAACCTGGTGGAGA
The genomic region above belongs to Candidatus Hydrogenedentota bacterium and contains:
- a CDS encoding MBL fold metallo-hydrolase translates to MIFRHFLTSNNESNAFIAACGETHRALLVDAGAFDRSMAEFLERNGLVLTHVFITHDHFDHTDALRDIARKYAPEIFSGSGHAGGMATRTMGHGDELRIGSLTGKVLSVPGHTPDGVCLRLPGMVFTGDALFAGSIGGTPTSSLAEQLKEGIRRHIFTLPPDTELHTGHGPSSTVAIESRHNPFFV
- a CDS encoding zf-TFIIB domain-containing protein, translated to MNCPACKNPLVAIEYHQVEVDYCTACRGVWLDAGELELLSEMTGGPAAPPPSTVSPAGTEKPRRCPICFGPMGQRATEDEEPVVWDQCGAGHGAWFDRGELAHALRTGGADRTPVLGWLGEIFSADFGGESYKEGDTPC